The bacterium BMS3Abin02 genome includes the window ATGTGCAAGCGTGCGAGCGGCAAACCCCACCTGTTCGACCAGCAGGAGTGGTTCTTCGAACCGCATCTCGACAGCGAGATTCTGTGGAATCTCCCGCGGCGTGGGTGCCCGATCCTCTCCGCCGGCGAGCCGGTGTGCGGCTGCCCCGATGTTCCCGAACCTCGAGAGAACGGCCGCTCTGGGCAGACGAGCCAGATCGCCGAGAGTTCCCACCCCCAGCCGGCGAAACGTTGCAGTGAGGTCATCCATCCTGAGCGTCTCCACGTCGAGACCTGCGAGAAACGCCGTGTCGTCGGTCACGATCCTTCCGGGTGCGGCCACCGCAGCCCATCGTGCCGCGAACGGCCCGCCGGCGAGGCCGAACCGTCCACCTGGAGCCACCGATTCGACATCTGCGACGATCTCGGCCAGCACCACCTTCTCACCGCCGTAGTAACGCACCGCACCGTCGATGGGCACGAATGCCAGCCCTGGTTCGGCGACTTCGACCCGAGGTATGAGTGCTTCGATGGCCGCAACGACCGGTTCGAAGATCGCGGCCTCGGCACCGGGATCTTGTGTCAGCGTCACTCCCCCGGGACAGAGCACCTCGGCCTCCGATCGGCGCATCCCGACCACGGCTCCCTTCCGCATCGCCACATCGTTGACGGCGACCACCCGGTTGTCACCGTCGATGACCACGCATGGCCTCTCCGACGGCACATCCAGCCGTCGAAGTGACCAGTCGGGAAACCACACACACAGCGTCCGCCCCATCGCCCTCCACCTGTAGCCTCGGCACACCGAGCATTACCTGGCACGCATCTCGACCGCCTGTTCACGCGCCGGCAGTACTCGATAGGCTTCCAGTCTATCGAACATACGTTCGATCTGACGGACTTTATAGCACGGTCTCTCGCTACCCTTTCCGTTGCAATGGACCAGGCACCCGGAAAACCCGGCATTCCACCACGATGGACCTCCAGCGCCAAGACCGGAGTCGGCACGGCGCGTAACGGGAGGGTGTGGTTCACCACGAGCCACGGCATCCTGAACGAGATCTATTACCCCCGCATCGACCGGGCGTGCACGCGAGATTTCGGGCTTCTGGTCTCATCCGAGAACGGGCTCTTTCTCGAGGAGAAACGGCACGCGACACAGCAGCAACACTCCCTCGACCACCTCGCTCCCGGATTCGTCATAACGAATGATCTCCCGGGGGGCCACCGGATCGAAAAGACCGTCATCACCGATCCCACACACGATTGCCTTCTTCAGGCGACCCGATACACACCC containing:
- a CDS encoding DNA polymerase IV, translating into MGRTLCVWFPDWSLRRLDVPSERPCVVIDGDNRVVAVNDVAMRKGAVVGMRRSEAEVLCPGGVTLTQDPGAEAAIFEPVVAAIEALIPRVEVAEPGLAFVPIDGAVRYYGGEKVVLAEIVADVESVAPGGRFGLAGGPFAARWAAVAAPGRIVTDDTAFLAGLDVETLRMDDLTATFRRLGVGTLGDLARLPRAAVLSRFGNIGAAAHRLAGGEDRAPTPREIPQNLAVEMRFEEPLLLVEQVGFAARTLAHRLMDALVARGVAPHRIEISVAAADGTERHRVWRSSDPFDESALAERTWWQLRAWIETAGIPGGVVWMRITPADLSGEGRVSTLFEDIAVRIEAERAIARVRALVGPDAVLQATPRGGRAPSQRVLWRRWGEEDRRRAPRDEAPWRGATPAPSPALVVPDPRPVEIEWDAGMPVRVRLRSRWENVLSWAGPWRVTGRWWAGEAAANRYQVVTSTGALLCDVREGKSYLAGLYD